Proteins found in one Micromonospora sp. WMMD1082 genomic segment:
- a CDS encoding carbamoyltransferase N-terminal domain-containing protein translates to MIVCGLKLTHDGAVALVDDGRLVFSVEMEKIDNAPRYSQVPDLSIVVSLLHEFGYQVSDVDRWVVDGWDGSKVGHVSLADHGVPVELDLAPYRETEEAPDVFQPALTGTFPLAGESKPFTSHVHIAGHISSAYCTSPFAERGEPSLVLIWDGGLFPRLYWLDPAEGVANGGALFPLIGHTYATAAHHFGPFRRTDEAATVDDLSVAGKLMAYIALGTARDDVVRVLRAVFAERFESDAEAAVVFRAEVGGFGSTSEPSMAHVNAYFRAVAEQLPPGVPDEDVLASVHVFLEDLLIERLVAKVLDWKGAGPWNLCFAGGCALNIKWNSALRRQSIFTDVWVPPFPNDSGSAIGSAALGVITADRVRALAWHPRLGPELRPTPTVPPDWTTADCSPEELARLLHESGAAVVVLNGRAELGPRALGNRSILAAPVRPEMKELLNRVKKRESYRPVAPICLAEQAPEVFSPGSPDPHMLFDHVVRPPWRDRIPAVLHLDGTARLQTVGPDDDPVLRRVLLAYYALSGVPVLCNTSANLNGSGFFPDVTSAIRWGQLPTIWSEGVLYRRR, encoded by the coding sequence ATGATTGTCTGTGGCCTGAAGCTCACGCACGATGGCGCGGTCGCACTGGTCGACGACGGCCGGCTCGTCTTCAGCGTCGAGATGGAGAAGATCGACAACGCGCCGCGGTACAGCCAGGTACCCGACCTGTCGATCGTCGTGTCGCTGCTGCACGAGTTCGGTTACCAGGTGTCGGATGTCGACCGTTGGGTCGTCGACGGCTGGGACGGCAGCAAGGTCGGTCACGTCAGCCTGGCGGACCATGGCGTGCCGGTCGAACTCGACCTCGCCCCCTACCGGGAGACCGAGGAGGCGCCGGACGTCTTCCAACCGGCGCTGACCGGCACGTTCCCGCTGGCCGGTGAGAGCAAGCCGTTCACCAGCCACGTCCACATCGCCGGTCACATCTCCAGCGCGTACTGCACGAGCCCGTTCGCCGAGCGCGGCGAGCCGTCGCTCGTGTTGATCTGGGACGGCGGCCTCTTCCCCCGCCTGTACTGGCTCGATCCCGCCGAGGGGGTGGCGAACGGCGGGGCGCTGTTCCCGCTCATCGGGCACACGTACGCCACCGCCGCGCACCACTTCGGACCCTTCCGGCGCACCGACGAGGCGGCCACCGTCGACGACCTCTCGGTCGCCGGCAAGCTGATGGCGTACATCGCGCTCGGCACGGCCCGCGACGACGTCGTCCGGGTGCTGCGGGCCGTCTTCGCGGAGCGGTTCGAGTCCGACGCCGAGGCCGCGGTCGTCTTCCGGGCCGAGGTGGGCGGGTTCGGCAGTACGTCCGAGCCGTCGATGGCGCACGTCAACGCCTACTTCCGGGCGGTCGCGGAGCAACTGCCCCCCGGGGTGCCGGACGAGGACGTCCTCGCCAGCGTCCACGTGTTCCTGGAGGACCTGCTGATCGAGCGGCTGGTGGCGAAGGTGCTCGACTGGAAGGGCGCCGGACCGTGGAACCTCTGCTTCGCCGGTGGCTGTGCCCTGAACATCAAGTGGAACAGCGCGCTGCGCCGCCAGTCGATCTTCACGGACGTCTGGGTGCCGCCCTTCCCCAACGACTCCGGCTCGGCCATCGGCTCGGCGGCCCTCGGCGTGATCACTGCGGACCGGGTCCGGGCGCTGGCCTGGCACCCGCGCCTCGGGCCGGAGCTGCGCCCGACGCCCACCGTGCCGCCGGACTGGACCACCGCCGACTGCAGCCCGGAGGAGTTGGCCCGGCTGCTGCACGAGAGCGGTGCGGCGGTGGTGGTGCTCAACGGCCGCGCCGAACTGGGCCCCCGCGCGCTGGGCAATCGCAGCATCCTCGCCGCGCCGGTCCGGCCGGAGATGAAGGAGCTGCTCAACCGGGTCAAGAAGCGAGAGTCGTACCGCCCGGTGGCGCCGATCTGCCTCGCGGAGCAGGCGCCCGAGGTCTTCTCGCCGGGCAGCCCGGATCCGCACATGCTGTTCGACCACGTCGTCCGGCCGCCGTGGCGGGACCGCATCCCGGCGGTGCTGCACCTGGACGGTACGGCCCGGCTACAGACCGTCGGGCCGGACGACGATCCGGTGCTCCGGCGCGTCCTGCTGGCCTACTACGCGCTCAGCGGCGTGCCGGTGCTCTGCAACACCAGCGCCAACCTCAACGGAAGCGGCTTCTTTCCCGACGTCACCTCGGCGATCAGATGGGGCCAACTGCCCACCATCTGGAGCGAGGGCGTCCTCTACCGCCGCCGGTAG
- a CDS encoding ATP-grasp domain-containing protein: MAKSLLLVYCRGGAPLEFAIPRLAQRAQVHVLALQQMPQRTAPLWQGHCAQIIPAWDERRSGRELVTLIVEAARTVGADAVFTLSEFAVMAVAEAAEELGLRGVGPNAANSRDKRLMRAVWEKAGVPSPRFRRVSSEADLRTAFEELNPPLLLKSAWGAGSVGQQVVSTPDDLAPAWAETSAAVAHALSTGFMELQQVGAERDFLAEEIIPGSTRTWWPEGSGYGDYLSVEGIVADGVYHPLCITSRIPTIPPFTELSNLAPCELPERLQRRIEEVSRAAVDALELGTCGTHTELKLMDDGEVSVIESAARLGGVMVAAELEHVFGYEPIGMLVDALLGHDVTFPPRMLTDRDARAAAGSLSLIATDAAGRPWSRDLAWDESKVDWSTILSPGSRIEAVPGLSIPPGTPLPRYDVTSGALGYGGIFFLRTRDAQTLVRDSYAVLDNLEAALAKGWENDRHQGAS; encoded by the coding sequence ATGGCCAAGTCCCTCCTGCTTGTCTACTGCCGCGGTGGCGCACCCTTGGAGTTCGCGATTCCGCGACTCGCCCAGCGGGCCCAGGTGCACGTTCTGGCGTTGCAGCAGATGCCGCAGCGGACCGCGCCGCTGTGGCAGGGTCACTGCGCCCAGATCATACCCGCGTGGGACGAGCGCCGGTCGGGCCGGGAACTCGTCACCCTCATTGTCGAGGCTGCCCGGACGGTCGGCGCCGACGCGGTCTTCACGCTCTCCGAGTTCGCCGTGATGGCGGTCGCCGAGGCCGCCGAGGAGCTGGGTCTGCGCGGCGTCGGCCCGAACGCGGCGAATTCGCGCGACAAGCGGCTGATGCGGGCGGTCTGGGAGAAGGCCGGCGTGCCCAGCCCACGGTTCCGGCGGGTCTCGTCCGAGGCCGATCTGCGGACCGCGTTCGAGGAGCTGAACCCGCCACTGCTGCTCAAGTCGGCCTGGGGCGCCGGCTCGGTGGGACAGCAGGTGGTCAGCACGCCGGACGACCTGGCCCCGGCCTGGGCGGAGACCTCGGCGGCGGTGGCACATGCCCTGTCGACGGGTTTCATGGAACTGCAACAGGTGGGTGCCGAACGCGACTTCCTTGCCGAGGAAATCATCCCCGGCTCCACCCGTACCTGGTGGCCCGAGGGCAGCGGGTACGGCGACTACCTGAGCGTCGAGGGAATCGTCGCCGACGGCGTGTACCACCCGCTCTGCATCACCTCACGCATCCCGACCATCCCGCCCTTCACCGAGCTGAGCAACCTGGCCCCGTGCGAGCTGCCGGAGCGGCTCCAGCGCCGGATCGAGGAGGTGTCCCGGGCGGCGGTGGACGCCCTGGAACTGGGCACCTGCGGCACGCACACCGAGCTCAAGCTGATGGACGACGGCGAGGTGTCCGTGATCGAGTCGGCGGCGCGGCTCGGCGGCGTGATGGTGGCCGCCGAGCTTGAGCATGTCTTCGGGTACGAGCCGATCGGAATGCTCGTCGACGCCCTGCTCGGTCACGACGTGACGTTCCCGCCGCGGATGCTCACCGACCGCGACGCGCGGGCCGCCGCCGGATCCCTGTCGCTGATCGCCACCGACGCGGCGGGCCGGCCGTGGTCGCGGGACCTCGCCTGGGACGAGTCGAAGGTCGACTGGTCGACCATCCTGAGCCCGGGCAGCCGCATCGAGGCGGTCCCCGGCCTGAGCATCCCGCCCGGGACACCGCTGCCCCGGTACGACGTGACCAGCGGCGCGCTCGGCTACGGCGGCATCTTCTTCCTGCGTACGAGGGACGCCCAGACGCTGGTCCGGGATTCGTACGCGGTGCTCGACAACCTGGAGGCGGCCTTGGCCAAGGGTTGGGAGAACGACCGGCACCAGGGTGCATCATGA
- a CDS encoding DUF72 domain-containing protein: MWTHRSWQGRLLAHPLPAHERLRHYAGWCNAVEGNTTFYAIPARETVASWAQQTDPEFRLVVKLPKVVTHERRLTDVEAPMRAFLDAIEPLGPRAHALWIQLPGSFAPDDVPTLARFLRRLPEAHRPAVEVRHPAFFTDAREARLLAAALAEADVEWIPFDTTAFFTGPPTSDAERDAWAKKPRMPLRTVALTDRPIVRYLGRDDPARTVEGWQRWVDIVAGWLHEGRSPTVFVHTPDNADAPTLARRFHDEVRARVPGLAPLPEPIPVEPTTLF, encoded by the coding sequence ATGTGGACGCACAGGTCGTGGCAGGGGCGGCTGCTGGCCCATCCCCTGCCGGCGCACGAGCGGCTACGGCACTACGCCGGCTGGTGCAACGCGGTCGAGGGCAACACCACCTTCTACGCCATCCCGGCCCGGGAGACCGTCGCCTCCTGGGCGCAGCAGACCGATCCCGAATTCCGCCTCGTGGTCAAACTGCCCAAGGTCGTCACCCACGAACGCCGCCTCACCGACGTCGAGGCGCCGATGCGCGCCTTCCTCGACGCGATCGAGCCGCTCGGCCCCCGGGCCCATGCCCTCTGGATCCAGCTGCCCGGCTCGTTCGCCCCGGACGACGTACCGACGCTCGCCCGCTTCCTGCGCCGCCTGCCCGAGGCCCACCGGCCCGCCGTCGAGGTACGCCATCCCGCCTTCTTCACCGACGCCCGCGAGGCCCGGCTCCTGGCGGCGGCGCTCGCCGAGGCGGACGTCGAGTGGATCCCGTTCGACACCACCGCGTTCTTCACCGGCCCGCCCACCAGCGACGCCGAGCGGGACGCCTGGGCCAAGAAGCCCAGGATGCCGTTGCGTACGGTCGCGCTGACCGACCGGCCGATCGTCCGGTACCTCGGCCGCGACGACCCGGCGCGCACCGTCGAGGGCTGGCAGCGCTGGGTCGACATCGTTGCCGGGTGGCTGCACGAGGGCCGCTCGCCGACCGTGTTCGTCCACACCCCGGACAACGCCGACGCGCCGACGCTCGCCCGCCGCTTCCACGACGAGGTACGCGCCCGGGTGCCCGGACTGGCACCGCTGCCCGAGCCGATCCCGGTCGAGCCCACCACCCTCTTCTGA
- a CDS encoding DUF916 domain-containing protein produces MRASAAAPAAPRWRSRRWTVNGLGRRTGRTLLALALAVAGPLASAGPVAAAPIQVRADEPTLTWSVRPTPTDDDPQRPNFSYDLVPGQRIEDSIRVRNFGAEPLTLAVYASDARTTSSGALDLLPAGAEPTDVGKWIVLDTNVIKVPPKKFVDVPFTMVVPAGVENGDHTGGIVTSYRSPGFDREGRAVVLDSRLGSRMYVRVGGELRPELQISDIRISYAGTNNPLRPGKARVTYTVTNTGNVRLAAEQLVIVPGRLGFPGREAVLDPMPELLPSNSLTFSVEITDVWPSFRTAGSVELRPVPTRDGDVFAPDTPVATGSAATWSIPWFQLVVLLMLALTVLLVVRRVRRRQRQLAEADQQATQIATIVRETVQAVLAASETRPAAGVGAGTVEDGGAADGPDGTGDRRGDPT; encoded by the coding sequence ATGCGCGCGTCCGCCGCCGCGCCCGCGGCACCCCGATGGCGCAGCCGGCGGTGGACGGTGAACGGCCTCGGCCGGCGTACGGGGCGAACGCTGCTCGCCCTGGCGCTCGCCGTGGCCGGCCCGCTCGCGTCTGCCGGACCGGTGGCCGCCGCGCCGATCCAGGTCAGGGCCGACGAGCCGACCCTGACCTGGTCGGTGCGGCCCACCCCGACCGACGACGATCCGCAGCGACCGAACTTCTCCTACGACCTGGTTCCCGGCCAGCGGATCGAGGACAGCATCCGGGTACGCAACTTCGGCGCGGAGCCGCTGACGCTGGCGGTGTACGCGAGCGACGCGCGGACCACCTCCAGCGGCGCACTCGACCTGCTGCCCGCCGGTGCGGAACCCACCGACGTGGGCAAGTGGATCGTGCTCGACACCAACGTCATCAAGGTGCCACCGAAGAAGTTCGTCGACGTCCCGTTCACCATGGTCGTGCCGGCCGGCGTGGAGAACGGCGATCACACCGGCGGCATCGTCACCTCGTACCGCTCGCCGGGCTTCGACCGGGAGGGCCGGGCCGTCGTCCTGGACAGCCGCCTCGGGAGCCGGATGTACGTCCGGGTCGGCGGCGAGCTGCGACCGGAGCTGCAGATCTCGGACATCAGGATCAGCTACGCGGGTACGAACAACCCGCTGCGGCCCGGTAAGGCCCGAGTCACCTACACCGTGACCAACACCGGCAACGTCCGCCTCGCTGCCGAACAGCTCGTCATCGTGCCCGGACGGCTCGGTTTCCCGGGACGCGAGGCCGTCCTGGATCCGATGCCGGAACTGCTGCCGTCGAATTCGCTGACCTTCTCGGTCGAGATCACGGACGTATGGCCCTCGTTCCGTACGGCCGGCAGCGTCGAGCTGCGCCCGGTTCCGACCCGGGACGGGGACGTGTTCGCCCCGGATACCCCGGTGGCGACCGGCTCGGCCGCCACGTGGTCCATCCCGTGGTTCCAGCTGGTGGTGCTGCTGATGCTGGCCCTCACCGTGCTGTTGGTGGTGCGGCGCGTCCGGCGGCGGCAGCGGCAGCTGGCCGAGGCGGACCAGCAGGCCACCCAGATCGCCACCATCGTCAGGGAGACGGTGCAGGCGGTACTCGCCGCCAGCGAGACGCGACCCGCCGCCGGAGTCGGTGCCGGCACGGTGGAGGACGGCGGTGCCGCTGACGGACCCGACGGTACGGGGGATCGGAGAGGTGACCCCACCTGA